In Lutra lutra chromosome 5, mLutLut1.2, whole genome shotgun sequence, a single genomic region encodes these proteins:
- the LOC125101218 gene encoding protein FAM170A-like: MCTVSIDVKINQNGVWECEEDDTTNWAKYRRLILFVLHLKFSFLGVPQTDQVVSGVEHSKECETSSPFPYSSFPFHLVDDPKPSVSSAHTEEETVMKVYYMHVKMKRGVAVLSNQQEGLEPPTKKTKIEEMTFPENVQGAVTPSCAYTKELLTGGESSWHNEAQEERKEADSPPVPPAAEEYPRAKTPKWLVALDSGFRGMAYCWVFPSLEVLQEHVKHGVSEGFSCHTSHLTLTLLKSKKRVEKEKSRQMKNTKNIGI, translated from the exons ATGTGTACGGTGagtatagatgtaaaaattaatCAGAACGGTGTGTGGGAATGTGAGGAGGATGACACCACCAACTGGGCCAA ATACCGAAGACTTATTCTATTTGTcttacatttgaaattttctttcctgGGAGTTCCTCAAACAGACCAGGTTGTTTCTGGTGTTGAACACTCCAAGGAATGTGAGACTTCCTCACCCTTTCCATATAGCTCCTTTCCATTCCATCTGGTTGATGATCCTAAGCCTTCTGTGTCCTCAGcacacacagaagaggaaacagtcATGAAAGTTTACTACATGCATGTCAAAATGAAAAGGGGGGTGGCTGTCTTAAGTAATCAACAGGAAGGCCTGGAGCCTcctaccaaaaaaacaaaaatagaagaaatgaccTTTCCTGAAAATGTCCAGGGAGCAGTCACCCCTTCTTGTGCATATACAAAGGAACTCCTAACTGGCGGTGAGTCCAGCTGGCATAATGAAGcccaagaggaaaggaaggaggctgACAGTCCACCAGTGCCTCCAGCTGCTGAGGAATATCCCAGAGCCAAGACCCCTAAATGGCTCGTGGCTCTGGATAGTGGCTTCAGGGGCATGGCCTACTGCTGGGTCTTTCCCAGCTTGGAGGTCCTCCAGGAACATGTGAAGCATGGAGTCAGTGAGGGCTTCAGCTGCCATACTTCCCATCTGACCTTGACTTTGCTGAAGAGTAAGAaaagggtagagaaggaaaagagtagGCAGATGAAGAATACTAAGAATATTGGCATATAG